In a genomic window of Punica granatum isolate Tunisia-2019 chromosome 6, ASM765513v2, whole genome shotgun sequence:
- the LOC116212014 gene encoding F-box/kelch-repeat protein At1g67480, producing MPAFVSGKKRFTEQAGCFSDMVKQNSSLVSKSNVHQHDDDFDSPILPGLPDDVAKQSLALVPHSNFPSMAAVCKKWRSFLRSKEFLAVRKLAGLLEEWLYVLTIDPEGKESHWEVLDCFGRKHRQLPPMPGEAKAGFGVVVLNGKLLVIAGYSAGNGRGLASDEVYQYDSCLNSWSRLANMNVARYDFACAAVNGKVYAVGGYGIEGDSLSSAEVYDPDTDKWTLIESLRRPRWGCFACGVEGKLYVMGGRSSFSIGNSRFVDVYNPEKHAWGEMKNGCVMVTAHAVIGKKLFCMEWKNQRKLVIFNAEDSSWKVVPVPLTGSTSIGFRFGILGGKLLLFSLEEDPAYRTLLYDPDAAPGSEWQTSEIKPSGMCLCCVTIKA from the exons ATGCCGGCCTTTGTAAGTGGGAAGAAGAGATTTACCGAACAAGCTGGTTGTTTCTCTGATATGGTCAAGCAAAATTCATCACTCGTTTCAAAGAGTAACGTTCATCAGCATGATGATGATTTTGATAGCCCGATTCTGCCCGGGCTTCCGGATGATGTGGCAAAACAGTCCCTCGCACTCGTTCCTCATTCCAACTTCCCTTCCATGGCTGCTGTTTGTAAGAAGTGGAGGTCATTTCTGCGAAGCAAAGAGTTCCTTGCCGTGCGCAAATTAGCTGGGCTGCTTGAGGAGTGGCTATATGTATTAACCATTGATCCTGAAGGGAAGGAAAGCCACTGGGAAGTTTTGGATTGTTTCGGTAGAAAGCACCGCCAACTGCCACCAATGCCTGGTGAGGCCAAGGCTGGGTTCGGTGTGGTGGTTCTCAATGGAAAGCTTCTAGTAATCGCTGGCTATTCAGCAGGTAATGGGAGGGGCCTTGCTTCAGATGAAGTTTACCAGTATGATTCTTGTCTCAACAG CTGGAGCCGACTGGCAAATATGAATGTGGCCCGCTATGACTTTGCATGTGCAGCAGTCAATGGTAAGGTGTATGCTGTTGGCGGCTATGGTATTGAAGGTGATAGCCTGTCCAGTGCCGAAGTGTATGACCCGGACACGGACAAGTGGACCCTGATAGAGTCCCTTCGACGCCCCAGGTGGGGCTGCTTCGCCTGCGGCGTTGAGGGCAAGCTCTATGTAATGGGTGGGAGGTCGAGCTTCTCCATTGGGAACTCGAGGTTCGTGGACGTTTACAACCCGGAGAAGCACGCATGGGGCGAGATGAAGAACGGGTGCGTCATGGTCACAGCCCACGCTGTGATCGGAAAGAAGCTCTTCTGCATGGAGTGGAAAAACCAGAGGAAGCTGGTGATATTCAATGCTGAGGATAgctcgtggaaggtggtgccGGTCCCCTTAACTGGGAGCACGAGTATAGGTTTTCGTTTTGGAATATTGGGTGGGAAGCTGCTGTTATTTTCACTCGAGGAGGATCCTGCGTATCGTACTCTGTTGTATGATCCCGATGCAGCCCCGGGATCTGAGTGGCAGACCTCAGAGATAAAGCCATCCGGGATGTGCCTGTGCTGCGTGACCATAAAAGCGTGA
- the LOC116212276 gene encoding uncharacterized protein LOC116212276, which produces MMKKEDKAEDSGKGVQTSAIFKIRASDSIGLQITSCLLNGDNYLTWSRAMRIALTPKGKLGFVEGKVLKPPAGDPILESWEMCNSLVLAWIFNGLENISLVLAWIFNGLEKELQLSAAYATEAKALWDDFKEIYSQGNEMRIYQLKSDISIYRQKGKMIQRYYSGIKILWDKLENISQ; this is translated from the coding sequence ATGATGAAAAAGGAGGATAAAGCTGAAGACTCCGGTAAAGGAGTGCAGACTTCAGCAATTTTCAAGATTAGAGCTTCAGATTCAATAGGATTACAGATCACTTCTTGTCTTCTCAATGGAGATAATTATTTGACGTGGTCAAGAGCGATGAGGATTGCGCTCACCCCCAAAGGGAAGTTAGGGTTCGTGGAAGGAAAAGTCCTGAAGCCACCAGCAGGAGACCCGATCTTGGAGAGCTGGGAGATGTGCAACTCCCTCGTGTTGGCATGGATATTCAATGGGTTGGAGAACATCTCTCTCGTGTTGGCATGGATATTCAATGGGTTGGAGAAAGAGCTTCAGCTGAGTGCCGCCTACGCCACTGAAGCGAAAGCTCTTTGGGATGATTTCAAGGAGATATATTCGCAAGGAAATGAAATGAGGATTTACCAATTGAAATCGGATATCAGTATCTACAGGCAGAAAGGCAAAATGATTCAGAGATACTACTCAGGCATCAAGATACTATGGGATAAGCTCGAAAATATCTCACAATAG
- the LOC116211313 gene encoding receptor protein kinase-like protein ZAR1 isoform X2 yields MRNKSLLLALIVIHHSLHQLTLSLTPDGLSLLSLKSAVDGGGGSAFSDWNEDDATPCRWTGVSCMNISGDPDPRVVGLAVAGKNLRGYIPSELGTLVYLRRLNLHSNNLYGPVPEPLFNATSLHSLFLYSNNLSGPLPSSICNLPRLQNLDLSNNSLSGSLPESLGNCRQLQRLNLARNDFSGDIPGGIWPPMDNLVQLDLSSNKLNGSIPKEIGELKSLSGTLNLSYNHLTGEIPKSLGNLPMAVSFDLKGNNLSGEIPQTGSFSNQGPTAFLNNPLLCGFPLQKPCKNSPSSPSGGAQGAARPRESPKRGLSTGLIVLISAADAAGVALIGLVIVYVYWKKKDSNSCSCTGKGKLGGNDRGRNCIFPCLAGMSLKAGDDSEMEDPEKADRGRGEGDLVAIDKGFTFELDELLRASAYVLGKSGLGIVYKVVLGNGIPVAVRRLGEGGEQRYKEFVAEVQAIGRVKHPNIVRLRAYYWAPDEKLLISDFISNGNLASALRGKSGQPSSSLSWSTRLRIAKGTARGLAYLHECSPRKFVHGDIKPSNILLDSDFQPHISDFGLNRLITITGNNPSSSGGFIGGALPYLKSVQSERTNNYKAPEARVPGSKPTQKWDIYSFGVVLLELLSGKSPELSPTTSTSIEVPDLVKWVRKGFEEEVPLSDMVDPVLLQEVHAKKEVLAAFHVALACTEADPEVRPRMKTVAENLEKIGT; encoded by the exons ATGAGGAACAAGAGCTTACTGCTCGCTCTGATCGTAATTCATCACTCCCTGCACCAGCTCACCCTGTCCCTCACCCCCGACGGCCTGTCCCTCCTGTCCCTCAAGTCCGCCGTGGACGGCGGCGGCGGAAGTGCCTTCTCCGACTGGAACGAGGACGACGCCACCCCGTGCCGCTGGACCGGCGTCTCCTGCATGAACATCTCCGGGGACCCCGACCCGCGTGTGGTCGGGCTGGCCGTGGCGGGGAAGAACCTACGGGGTTACATCCCCTCCGAGCTCGGCACGCTGGTGTACCTCCGCCGCCTCAATCTCCACAGCAACAACCTGTACGGTCCCGTCCCCGAGCCGCTCTTCAATGCCACGTCGCTCCACAGCCTCTTCCTCTACAGCAACAATCTCTCCGGGCCCCTCCCCTCCTCGATCTGCAACCTCCCGCGGCTCCAAAACCTCGACCTGTCGAACAATTCCCTCTCTGGTTCCCTCCCCGAAAGCCTCGGGAACTGCAGGCAGCTGCAGAGGCTCAACCTCGCCCGCAACGACTTCTCCGGCGACATTCCGGGCGGAATCTGGCCGCCAATGGACAACCTGGTGCAACTGGACCTGTCGTCGAACAAGCTCAACGGGTCGATCCCGAAGGAAATCGGAGAGCTCAAATCACTCTCCGGCACGCTCAACCTGTCCTACAACCACCTCACAGGCGAAATCCCGAAATCGCTCGGGAACTTGCCGATGGCGGTGAGCTTCGACCTCAAGGGCAACAACCTCAGTGGCGAGATCCCCCAGACGGGCTCGTTCTCGAACCAGGGACCAACTGCATTCCTCAACAACCCGCTCCTCTGCGGGTTCCCGCTCCAGAAGCCCTGCAAGAACTCGCCATCGTCTCCCTCGGGTGGGGCCCAAGGCGCGGCACGGCCGAGAGAGAGTCCCAAGAGGGGCTTGAGCACGGGGCTGATCGTACTAATCTCGGCTGCGGATGCTGCCGGGGTCGCCCTCATCGGCCTTGTCATCGTCTATGTCTACTGGAAGAAGAAGGACAGCAACAGCTGCAGCTGTACGGGGAAGGGGAAGCTGGGTGGGAACGACAGAGGGCGTAACTGTATCTTCCCCTGCCTCGCCGGGATGAGCTTGAAGGCAGGCGATGACTCGGAAATGGAGGACCCCGAGAAGGCAGACAGAG GTAGAGGAGAGGGGGATCTGGTGGCAATAGATAAGGGGTTCACATTCGAGCTGGACGAGCTGCTGAGGGCGTCGGCGTATGTTCTGGGAAAGAGCGGTCTGGGGATTGTCTACAAGGTTGTGCTAGGGAATGGGATCCCCGTGGCCGTGCGGCGGCTCGGGGAAGGTGGCGAACAGCGGTACAAGGAATTTGTTGCCGAGGTCCAGGCCATTGGTCGGGTCAAGCACCCCAACATCGTGAGGCTCAGGGCATACTATTGGGCCCCCGATGAGAAGCTCCTCATCAGTGATTTCATCTCTAATGGCAATCTTGCCTCCGCCCTCAGAG GGAAGAGCGGTCAGCCTTCTTCGAGCCTCTCGTGGTCGACCCGACTGAGGATTGCCAAGGGGACAGCCCGAGGCCTAGCCTACCTTCATGAGTGCAGCCCCAGAAAATTCGTGCACGGAGACATCAAGCCATCCAACATTCTCCTAGACTCTGATTTCCAGCCCCACATCTCTGATTTTGGCCTGAACCGCCTCATTACCATCACTGGCAACAATCCTTCGTCGTCGGGCGGGTTCATTGGGGGCGCCCTCCCTTACCTCAAGTCGGTCCAATCGGAGAGGACCAACAACTACAAGGCCCCCGAGGCCCGGGTTCCTGGGAGCAAGCCCACCCAAAAATGGGACATCTACTCTTTCGGGGTTGTCCTGCTCGAACTCCTTAGTGGGAAGTCCCCTGAGCTTTCTCCCACCACGTCAACCTCCATCGAGGTGCCCGACCTCGTGAAGTGGGTGAGGAAAGGGTTCGAGGAGGAGGTCCCGCTCTCGGACATGGTGGACCCTGTGCTGCTCCAGGAAGTGCACGCAAAGAAGGAGGTCTTAGCAGCATTCCACGTTGCCCTGGCTTGCACGGAAGCCGACCCTGAGGTTAGGCCTAGAATGAAGACTGTGGCTGAGAACCTCGAAAAGATCGGAACATGA
- the LOC116211313 gene encoding receptor protein kinase-like protein ZAR1 isoform X1 — MRNKSLLLALIVIHHSLHQLTLSLTPDGLSLLSLKSAVDGGGGSAFSDWNEDDATPCRWTGVSCMNISGDPDPRVVGLAVAGKNLRGYIPSELGTLVYLRRLNLHSNNLYGPVPEPLFNATSLHSLFLYSNNLSGPLPSSICNLPRLQNLDLSNNSLSGSLPESLGNCRQLQRLNLARNDFSGDIPGGIWPPMDNLVQLDLSSNKLNGSIPKEIGELKSLSGTLNLSYNHLTGEIPKSLGNLPMAVSFDLKGNNLSGEIPQTGSFSNQGPTAFLNNPLLCGFPLQKPCKNSPSSPSGGAQGAARPRESPKRGLSTGLIVLISAADAAGVALIGLVIVYVYWKKKDSNSCSCTGKGKLGGNDRGRNCIFPCLAGMSLKAGDDSEMEDPEKADREGRGEGDLVAIDKGFTFELDELLRASAYVLGKSGLGIVYKVVLGNGIPVAVRRLGEGGEQRYKEFVAEVQAIGRVKHPNIVRLRAYYWAPDEKLLISDFISNGNLASALRGKSGQPSSSLSWSTRLRIAKGTARGLAYLHECSPRKFVHGDIKPSNILLDSDFQPHISDFGLNRLITITGNNPSSSGGFIGGALPYLKSVQSERTNNYKAPEARVPGSKPTQKWDIYSFGVVLLELLSGKSPELSPTTSTSIEVPDLVKWVRKGFEEEVPLSDMVDPVLLQEVHAKKEVLAAFHVALACTEADPEVRPRMKTVAENLEKIGT, encoded by the exons ATGAGGAACAAGAGCTTACTGCTCGCTCTGATCGTAATTCATCACTCCCTGCACCAGCTCACCCTGTCCCTCACCCCCGACGGCCTGTCCCTCCTGTCCCTCAAGTCCGCCGTGGACGGCGGCGGCGGAAGTGCCTTCTCCGACTGGAACGAGGACGACGCCACCCCGTGCCGCTGGACCGGCGTCTCCTGCATGAACATCTCCGGGGACCCCGACCCGCGTGTGGTCGGGCTGGCCGTGGCGGGGAAGAACCTACGGGGTTACATCCCCTCCGAGCTCGGCACGCTGGTGTACCTCCGCCGCCTCAATCTCCACAGCAACAACCTGTACGGTCCCGTCCCCGAGCCGCTCTTCAATGCCACGTCGCTCCACAGCCTCTTCCTCTACAGCAACAATCTCTCCGGGCCCCTCCCCTCCTCGATCTGCAACCTCCCGCGGCTCCAAAACCTCGACCTGTCGAACAATTCCCTCTCTGGTTCCCTCCCCGAAAGCCTCGGGAACTGCAGGCAGCTGCAGAGGCTCAACCTCGCCCGCAACGACTTCTCCGGCGACATTCCGGGCGGAATCTGGCCGCCAATGGACAACCTGGTGCAACTGGACCTGTCGTCGAACAAGCTCAACGGGTCGATCCCGAAGGAAATCGGAGAGCTCAAATCACTCTCCGGCACGCTCAACCTGTCCTACAACCACCTCACAGGCGAAATCCCGAAATCGCTCGGGAACTTGCCGATGGCGGTGAGCTTCGACCTCAAGGGCAACAACCTCAGTGGCGAGATCCCCCAGACGGGCTCGTTCTCGAACCAGGGACCAACTGCATTCCTCAACAACCCGCTCCTCTGCGGGTTCCCGCTCCAGAAGCCCTGCAAGAACTCGCCATCGTCTCCCTCGGGTGGGGCCCAAGGCGCGGCACGGCCGAGAGAGAGTCCCAAGAGGGGCTTGAGCACGGGGCTGATCGTACTAATCTCGGCTGCGGATGCTGCCGGGGTCGCCCTCATCGGCCTTGTCATCGTCTATGTCTACTGGAAGAAGAAGGACAGCAACAGCTGCAGCTGTACGGGGAAGGGGAAGCTGGGTGGGAACGACAGAGGGCGTAACTGTATCTTCCCCTGCCTCGCCGGGATGAGCTTGAAGGCAGGCGATGACTCGGAAATGGAGGACCCCGAGAAGGCAGACAGAG AAGGTAGAGGAGAGGGGGATCTGGTGGCAATAGATAAGGGGTTCACATTCGAGCTGGACGAGCTGCTGAGGGCGTCGGCGTATGTTCTGGGAAAGAGCGGTCTGGGGATTGTCTACAAGGTTGTGCTAGGGAATGGGATCCCCGTGGCCGTGCGGCGGCTCGGGGAAGGTGGCGAACAGCGGTACAAGGAATTTGTTGCCGAGGTCCAGGCCATTGGTCGGGTCAAGCACCCCAACATCGTGAGGCTCAGGGCATACTATTGGGCCCCCGATGAGAAGCTCCTCATCAGTGATTTCATCTCTAATGGCAATCTTGCCTCCGCCCTCAGAG GGAAGAGCGGTCAGCCTTCTTCGAGCCTCTCGTGGTCGACCCGACTGAGGATTGCCAAGGGGACAGCCCGAGGCCTAGCCTACCTTCATGAGTGCAGCCCCAGAAAATTCGTGCACGGAGACATCAAGCCATCCAACATTCTCCTAGACTCTGATTTCCAGCCCCACATCTCTGATTTTGGCCTGAACCGCCTCATTACCATCACTGGCAACAATCCTTCGTCGTCGGGCGGGTTCATTGGGGGCGCCCTCCCTTACCTCAAGTCGGTCCAATCGGAGAGGACCAACAACTACAAGGCCCCCGAGGCCCGGGTTCCTGGGAGCAAGCCCACCCAAAAATGGGACATCTACTCTTTCGGGGTTGTCCTGCTCGAACTCCTTAGTGGGAAGTCCCCTGAGCTTTCTCCCACCACGTCAACCTCCATCGAGGTGCCCGACCTCGTGAAGTGGGTGAGGAAAGGGTTCGAGGAGGAGGTCCCGCTCTCGGACATGGTGGACCCTGTGCTGCTCCAGGAAGTGCACGCAAAGAAGGAGGTCTTAGCAGCATTCCACGTTGCCCTGGCTTGCACGGAAGCCGACCCTGAGGTTAGGCCTAGAATGAAGACTGTGGCTGAGAACCTCGAAAAGATCGGAACATGA
- the LOC116212013 gene encoding pre-mRNA-splicing factor ATP-dependent RNA helicase DEAH7-like, producing the protein MEDGAKNDVERAELYVPGKDRVLFRPSGRKSLLGLDVLAKFKREASNNTSGFKVPKERVPSIASTMEEEETPEPIVTDEEGSNGVKVARIANRRYRDVARKEDSYAESTFTEGEYGASTPQSHRSSDAMHSEVSERSVITSQSMKSRSSRSDDKDRHFERRDSEHDDGGNRRSGDRYGRDSRERYGKGRERYQQSYGGEYSYRRSRYDGERQTPGRSEWDDGRWEWQDTPRRDGHYSSKRRHLPSPSPMFVGASPDARLVSPWLDGHTPRSSRHAASPWDHVSPSPVPIRASGASVKSSSSRYSGRSHQLTFSGGKSDSFQDGEANGVDLADEQKYEMSEDMRHELEYESDRAWYNQEESSSAFDADNSLFFFGDEASFRKKEAELAKKLVRRDGTKMTLAQSKKLSQRTADNAQWEDRQLLNSGAVRGTEVQTDFDDDEECKVILLVHDTKPPFLDGRVVFTKQAEPVMPIKDPTSDMAIISRKGSALVREIHEKQSMNKSRQRFWELAGSKLGDILGVEKTAEQIDADTAVVGEHGEVDFKEEAKFAQHMKKNGDAVSDFAMTKTLSEQRRYLPIYSVRDELLQVIRENQVVVVVGETGSGKTTQLTQYLHEDGYTVNGIVGCTQPRRVAAMSVAKRVSEEMGTDLGDKVGYAIRFEDVTGPETIIKYMTDGVLLRETLKDDDLDKYRVIVMDEAHERSLSTDVLFGILKKVVARRRDFKLIVTSATLNAQKFSNFFGSVPIFHIPGRTFPVNTLYSKTPCEDYVEAAVKQAMSIHISSPPGDILIFMTGQDEIEAACYALAERMEQLIASTKQGVNKLLILPIYSQLPADLQAKIFQKAEGGARKCIVATNIAETSLTVDGIYYVIDTGYGKMKVYNPKMGMDALQVFPISRAAADQRAGRAGRTGPGTCYRLYTENAYLNEMLASPVPEIQRTNLGNVVLLLKSLKVENLLDFDFMDPPPQENILNSMYQLWVLGALNNVGGLTELGWKMVEFPLDPPLAKMLLMGERLKCLDEVLTIVSMLSVPSVFFRPKDRAEESDAAREKFFMPESDHLTLYNVYQQWKSHEYRGDWCNDHYLHVKGLKKAREVRSQLLDILKTLKIPLTSSWPDLDVVRKAICSAYFHNAAKLKGVGEYVNCRSGMPCHLHPSSALYGMGHTPEYVVYHELVLTTKEYMQSATAVEPQWLAEMGPMFFSVKDSDTSLLEHKKRQKEEKTAMEEEMENLRKSQAEAEKESREKERKKRAKQQQRVSMPGLKQGASTYLRPKKLGL; encoded by the exons ATGGAGGATGGTGCTAAGAATGATGTTGAACGTGCTGAGCTCTACGTGCCTGGGAAGGACCGGGTTCTGTTTAGACCCTCCGGGAGGAAATCTTTACTAG GGTTAGATGTTCTAGCAAAGTTCAAGCGTGAAGCCTCGAACAACACTTCTGGATTTAAGGTCCCAAAGGAAAGAGTTCCTTCAATTGCTTCTACCATGGAAGAAGAGGAGACCCCAGAACCTATTGTAACAGATGAAGAAGGGAGTAATGGGGTTAAGGTTGCACGAATTGCTAATAGGCGATATCGTGACGTGGCTAGAAAGGAGGACTCTTATGCAG AGAGCACCTTCACCGAAGGGGAGTATGGGGCCTCTACACCTCAAAGTCATCGTTCAAGTGATGCAATGCATTCAGAA GTTTCAGAAAGATCAGTCATCACTTCGCAGAGCATGAAGTCCCGTAGCAGTCGAAGTGATGACAAAGATCGTCACTTTGAAAGAAGAGATTCTGAGCATGACGATGGTGGAAATCGTAGATCTGGAGACAGATATGGGAGGGACAGTAGAGAAAGATATGGAAAGGGACGGGAACGCTATCAACAAAGTTATGGTGGAGAATATAGCTATAGACGGAGCAGATATGATGGTGAACGTCAGACTCCTG GTCGATCTGAGTGGGATGATGGGAGATGGGAGTGGCAGGACACACCGCGCAGGGATGGTCATTATAGTAGTAAAAGACGGCATCTACCTTCACCATCGCCTATGTTTGTTGGGGCATCACCTGATGCAAGATTGGTTTCCCCGTGGTTGGATGGTCACACACCACGCTCTTCAA GGCATGCCGCTTCTCCTTGGGATCATGTCTCTCCTTCACCAGTTCCTATTCGAGCATCTGGTGCATCAGTTAAATCTTCGAGTTCCAGATACAGTGGAAGGTCTCATCAATTAACATTTTCTGGTGGAAAATCGGATTCTTTTCAG GATGGAGAAGCCAATGGGGTTGACTTGGCGGATGAACAGAAGTATGAGATGTCTGAGGACATGCGCCATGAATTGGAGTATGAAAGTGACCGTGCATG GTATAACCAGGAAGAAAGTAGCAGTGCGTTTGATGCTgataattcattatttttctttggggATGAGGCCTCTTTCCGAAAGAAAGAAGCAGAACTAGCAAAGAAACTG GTTCGACGGGATGGTACAAAGATGACTCTTGCTCAGAGCAAGAAGTTGTCACAGCGAACTGCTGATAATGCCCAGTGGGAAGATCGCCAACTCCTGAATTCAGGAGCTGTTAGAGGCACAGAGGTGCAGACTGactttgatgatgatgaagaatgCAAGGTTATTCTTCTTGTACACG ATACAAAACCTCCTTTCTTGGATGGGAGAGTCGTTTTTACCAAACAAGCCGAGCCCGTAATGCCGATCAAGGATCCCACTTCAGACATGGCTATTATCTCACGAAAAGGATCTGCATTGGTGAGGGAGATACATGAGAAGCAGAGCATGAATAAGTCACGCCAACGTTTCTGGGAGCTTGCTGGTTCAAAACTGGGGGATATTCTTGGTGTCGAGAAAACAGCAGAACAG atTGATGCAGACACAGCTGTGGTTGGTGAACATGGCGAGGTGGATTTTAAGGAAGAGGCAAAGTTTGCACAGCACATGAAGAAGAATGGCGATGCCGTTAGTGATTTTGCAATGACAAAAACTCTATCTGAACAGCGACGGTATCTCCCAATATATTCAGTGCGGGATGAGTTGCTCCAG GTTATCCGAGAGAATCAAGTGGTGGTGGTTGTCGGAGAAACAGGTTCAGGAAAGACGACGCAGCTGACACAG TATTTGCATGAAGATGGCTACACAGTGAATGGTATAGTGGGTTGTACCCAGCCTAGGCGTGTTGCAGCTATGAGTGTGGCTAAGCGAGTGAGTGAAGAGATGGGAACCGATCTCGGCGATAAAGTGGGATATGCCATTCGTTTCGAGGATGTTACTGGGCCTGAGACTATAATAAAG TATATGACTGATGGAGTGCTGCTTCGTGAAACTCTGAAAGATGATGACCTGGATAAATACCG AGTTATCGTGATGGACGAAGCACACGAGCGATCCCTGAGCACTGATGTGCTCTTTGGAATATTGAAGAAAGTGGTTGCCCGCCGCCGCGATTTCAAGCTCATCGTCACATCTGCAACCTTAAATGCTCagaaattctcaaacttcttTGGAAG CGTACCGATTTTTCACATCCCTGGGAGGACATTCCCAGTCAATACCTTGTATAGTAAAACTCCCTGCGAAGATTACGTTGAAGCGGCTGTCAAGCAAGCAATGTCGATCCACATCAGCAGCCCGCCTGGTGACATCCTTATCTTCATGACGGGGCAGGACGAGATCGAAGCAGCATGTTATGCTCTAGCAGAGCGCATGGAGCAGCTCATCGCTTCCACGAAGCAAGGCGTGAACAAGCTCCTTATCCTCCCTATCTACTCACAGCTCCCTGCCGATCTGCAGGCGAAGATATTCCAGAAAGCTGAGGGCGGGGCTCGAAAATGCATTGTGGCCACTAACATTGCTGAGACCTCATTGACTGTGGATGGGATCTATTATGTTATCGACACGGGATACGGGAAGATGAAGGTGTACAATCCTAAGATGGGTATGGATGCTCTCCAGGTCTTCCCAATCAGCCGAGCTGCTGCTGATCAGCGGGCGGGCAGGGCAGGCCGGACGGGCCCAGGCACATGCTATCGTCTCTATACAGAAAATGCTTACCTGAATGAGATGCTTGCAAGTCCCGTGCCTGAGATTCAGAGGACCAACCTAGGGAACGTCGTCTTGTTGCTAAAGTCACTTAAGGTCGAGAACTTGCTCGATTTTGATTTCATGGACCCACCACCACAGGAAAATATCCTTAATTCAATGTACCAGCTATGGGTATTGGGGGCGCTGAACAATGTGGGGGGCTTAACTGAGCTCGGATGGAAAATGGTAGAGTTCCCGTTGGATCCTCCCCTTGCAAAGATGCTTCTGATGGGTGAGAGGCTCAAGTGCTTGGACGAGGTCTTGACTATAGTCTCCATGCTCTCAGTCCCTTCGGTGTTTTTCCGACCTAAGGACAGGGCGGAGGAGAGTGACGCCGCAAGGGAAAAGTTCTTCATGCCGGAGTCTGACCACTTGACTCTATACAATGTTTACCAACAGTGGAAGAGCCATGAGTATAGAGGGGACTGGTGTAACGACCACTACCTGCATGTGAAGGGGTTGAAGAAAGCGAGAGAGGTGAGGTCACAACTTCTTGATATCCTTAAGACCCTGAAGATCCCGTTGACTTCGAGCTGGCCCGATTTGGACGTGGTAAGGAAGGCAATCTGCTCGGCTTATTTCCATAATGCTGCGAAACTTAAGGGTGTGGGAGAGTACGTGAATTGCAGGAGTGGGATGCCCTGTCACTTGCACCCGAGCAGTGCCCTCTACGGGATGGGTCACACTCCCGAGTATGTTGTCTACCACGAACTAGTCTTGACTACTAAGGAGTACATGCAGTCGGCAACTGCAGTGGAGCCCCAGTGGCTAGCAGAGATGGGGCCCATGTTCTTCTCGGTAAAGGACTCGGACACGTCTCTCCTCGAGCACAAGAAGAGGCAGAAGGAGGAGAAGACAGCCATGGAAGAGGAAATGGAAAACCTGAGGAAGTCTCAGGCAGAGGCCGAGAAGGAGAGCAGggagaaggagaggaagaagagagcaAAGCAGCAACAACGGGTCTCCATGCCCGGACTGAAGCAGGGGGCTTCGACTTATTTAAGGCCTAAGAAGCTCGGGTTGTAA